The Luteolibacter arcticus sequence GACGCTGCTGACAGCGCTGGGACTGGCCGTAATCCGCCGCGCCGATCCACCGGCAAAGCCCGCCATCCCGGTGGAAGAGATCCGGACCCGGCTCAATGCGGACCCGTTTCCCGGCAATTGACGCGGCATCTGTTAGGCCGCGGCTACTCACACGAGTAGCTGGCCCGTGAATGGGTTCTTGCGAGATGGTGGGCTGTCATGTTTCGACGGCTTTTTCCGGTCCTTCTCTGCCTTACCTTGGCCAAGGCGGCCGAGCATCGTGTTTCCTCGGCAGCAGAGTTGGCCGGGCTTTCACTCGCCGCCGGTGACACCGTGGTGATGGCCGACGGCTCGTGGAAGCGCCAGCGGGTCGTCTTGCATGGCAAAGGCACCGAAGACCACCCGATCACCCTGCGCGCCGCCACGGCCGGAATGGTTCTGCTAGAAGACAACTCCTCTATCCAGATCGATGGCGAGCACCTCGTGGTCGCCGGGCTGTGGGTCAAGGACGGCAGCGTCGAACTGAAGGGCCGCGACAATCGCCTCACCGGCTGCGCGGTCACCGGCGGCAAGCAACGGAATTTCCTGCATCTCCATGGCCAGCGCCATCGCGTGGACCAATGCCACTTTTCCGGCAAGACCACGGAAGGTCCCACCGTGCAAGTCGAGGTCGAGGAAAGCCCGAATCAACATCGCATCGATCACAACCACTTCGGCGCGCGGCCACCCCTCGGACGCAATGGCGGCGAAACGATTCGCATCGGCTACAGCCACCAGGCGACGCGATCGTCGGGCACCGTGGTCGAGCAGAACCTCTTCGAAGGCTGCGACGGCGAGCTCGAAATCATCTCTAACAAGTCCTGCGACAACATCTACCGGGCGAATACCTTCCGCGAGTGCGCCGGCTTTCTCACCTTGCGCCACGGTGATCGCTGCCGCGTGGAAGGGAACTTTTTCTTCGGTCGCCTCAAGCGCGGCTCGGGTGGCATCCGCGTGATCGGCCATGACCACGTGGTGGCCAATAACTTCATCGACTCGGTCGCCGAAGGAGCGATCCGGCTGACTTCGGGCATCCCCAACGGGCCCGCCACCGGCTACGTCGAGGCGCGCAACGTGGCGATCGTCTTCAACACGGTCACCGACTCCCCCGGCGCGACGATCGAGCTCGATGCCGGTATCGGCAGTGCCGGTCGCACCTTGCGGCCCGAGAACATCGTCATCGCCCACAACGTCTTCTCCCTCCCCCAGCGAGCGGTGCTCACGAAGGGCACCGAGGGCGCGGGATTCCGCTGGACCGGGAATTTCAGCAACCGCGCCGGCGACCATGTCCGCAAGGCCGACCTGATGCTCACTCGGGATCTCCACGGCGTGTGGCGGCCATCACCCGGCAGTCCCTTGCAAGCGGCGGCGGAGGCGTTTCCCGGAATCGGCTGCGACCTCGATGGCCAGCCGCGCACCGGTCGCTTCGATGCCGGCTGTGACGAGATCTCCCAAGCGCCCGCCATCGCGCGGCCGCTCACGACGGCCGATACCGGACCGGCCTGGATGCGTGCGCCAAAGACGAACTTCAGCGAGATCCTCGCCCATGATCGCGAGCGCATCCTGATCGCCGCTGAAGCCGCATTGAAGCGGGAGCCACTCACCATCACCACCCACCGTGCCAAGCTCAGCGAAGGTGGCCCGAACGACTTCTACTCCAACGGCGACTACTGGTGGCCCGATCCGAAGAAGCCGGACGGACTGCCCTACATCAAGCGCGACGGTGAAACCAACCCGGAGAACTTCACCGCCCACCGCGACACCATGCGCGAGTTGCGTGACGCGGTGGCCGCGTTGGCCGCCGCCTGGCTGGCCACCGGTGATGCGAAGTATCCGGCGAAGGCGGCCGCGTTGCTGCACGCCTTTTTCCTCGATCCCGCGACGAGAATGAACCCTCACCTCAAGTATGCCCAGGCGATCCCGGGTGTCACGCCGGGACGCGGCATTGGCATCATCGACACGCTCCATCTCATCGAGATCCCCAAGGCGGTGAAGGCGATGGAAAACTCACCGGCCTTCACGCCGGAATTGCGCGAGGGCCTGCGGACTTGGTTTCGCGATTACGCGAAGTGGATGTCCGAAAGCAAGAACGGCAAGGAAGAGGCGGTGACGAAGAACAATCACGCGGTCGCCTATTTCCTGCAGCTCGCGGTGTTCGCGGAATTCACCGACGATAGAACGAAGCTCGCCGAGTGTCGGGGGCGGTTCAAGGAAGCCTTCGTGCCGCTGCAGATGGCGGAGGACGGCAGCTTTCCCCAGGAGCTAGCCCGCACCAAGCCCTACGGCTACTCGATCTTCCAGCTCGATAACGTGGCAACGCTCTGCCAAGTACTATCCACCTCGGAGGAAAACCTGTGGGAGTTCGAGCTTCCCGACGGTCGCGGTATCCGGCGCGCGATGGCCTTCCTCCAACCCTATCTGGCGGACAAGGGAACCTGGCCGCACCCACCCGACGTCCAGGCGTGGGACGGCTGGCCGGCGCGTCAGCCGTGCCTGCTCTTCGCCGGCCTCGCCTGCGGTGAAGCGCGCTACGTGGACTTGTGGAAGAAGCTGGAGCCGGACCCGCAGGACGCGGAAGTGCGGCGCAACATCGCCATCACCCAGCCGGTGCTGTGGCTGCGGCGGTGAGACCACTCATTCGAGACGGTGGATGCGCCAGCACCCAACCGGTCCCGGCGCTTTTTCGTTCAGGACAGTGCCTCCCGGAACGCACAAAAGAGCCCGCCCACTCA is a genomic window containing:
- a CDS encoding alginate lyase family protein — protein: MFRRLFPVLLCLTLAKAAEHRVSSAAELAGLSLAAGDTVVMADGSWKRQRVVLHGKGTEDHPITLRAATAGMVLLEDNSSIQIDGEHLVVAGLWVKDGSVELKGRDNRLTGCAVTGGKQRNFLHLHGQRHRVDQCHFSGKTTEGPTVQVEVEESPNQHRIDHNHFGARPPLGRNGGETIRIGYSHQATRSSGTVVEQNLFEGCDGELEIISNKSCDNIYRANTFRECAGFLTLRHGDRCRVEGNFFFGRLKRGSGGIRVIGHDHVVANNFIDSVAEGAIRLTSGIPNGPATGYVEARNVAIVFNTVTDSPGATIELDAGIGSAGRTLRPENIVIAHNVFSLPQRAVLTKGTEGAGFRWTGNFSNRAGDHVRKADLMLTRDLHGVWRPSPGSPLQAAAEAFPGIGCDLDGQPRTGRFDAGCDEISQAPAIARPLTTADTGPAWMRAPKTNFSEILAHDRERILIAAEAALKREPLTITTHRAKLSEGGPNDFYSNGDYWWPDPKKPDGLPYIKRDGETNPENFTAHRDTMRELRDAVAALAAAWLATGDAKYPAKAAALLHAFFLDPATRMNPHLKYAQAIPGVTPGRGIGIIDTLHLIEIPKAVKAMENSPAFTPELREGLRTWFRDYAKWMSESKNGKEEAVTKNNHAVAYFLQLAVFAEFTDDRTKLAECRGRFKEAFVPLQMAEDGSFPQELARTKPYGYSIFQLDNVATLCQVLSTSEENLWEFELPDGRGIRRAMAFLQPYLADKGTWPHPPDVQAWDGWPARQPCLLFAGLACGEARYVDLWKKLEPDPQDAEVRRNIAITQPVLWLRR